A genomic window from Streptomyces sp. NBC_01429 includes:
- the xseA gene encoding exodeoxyribonuclease VII large subunit, whose amino-acid sequence MALQTSAEAPLPVGEVSRLIGGWIDRLGGIWVEGQITQLSRRPGAGVVFLTLRDPSHDISVSVTCYRQVFDAIADVVSEGARVVVRAKPEWYAPRGQLSLRATEIRPVGIGELLVRLERLKKSLGAEGLFAADRKKPLPFLPQLIGLVCGRASAAERDVLENARRRWPAVRFEVRNTAVQGVNAVSQVVQAVEELDALPEVDVIIVARGGGSVEDLLPFSDEELVRAVAACRTPVVSAIGHEPDAPLLDLVADVRASTPTDAAKRTVPDVGEELERVQALRDRALRTVRGLLDREERGLAHALARPVMERPHRMVEDREAEVAALTDRSRRVLRHQLDRADSELSHTRARVVALSPAATLERGYAVLQRPDGTVVRSPAEVGAAEELRARVAEGEFTVRVTG is encoded by the coding sequence ATGGCTCTCCAAACGTCAGCCGAAGCCCCGCTGCCCGTGGGCGAGGTGTCGCGGCTCATCGGTGGGTGGATCGACCGGCTCGGCGGCATCTGGGTCGAGGGGCAGATCACCCAGCTCTCGCGCAGGCCCGGCGCGGGGGTCGTCTTCCTGACGCTGCGCGACCCGTCGCACGACATCTCGGTGAGCGTCACCTGCTACCGGCAGGTCTTCGACGCGATCGCCGACGTGGTCTCCGAGGGCGCCCGGGTCGTGGTGCGGGCCAAGCCCGAGTGGTACGCGCCGCGCGGGCAGCTCTCGCTGCGGGCCACGGAGATACGGCCGGTCGGTATCGGCGAGCTGCTGGTGCGGCTGGAGCGGCTGAAGAAGTCGCTGGGCGCGGAGGGGCTGTTCGCCGCCGACCGCAAGAAGCCGCTGCCGTTCCTGCCGCAGCTGATCGGGCTGGTCTGCGGGCGCGCGTCGGCGGCCGAGCGCGATGTGCTGGAGAACGCGCGCCGCCGCTGGCCGGCCGTGCGCTTCGAGGTGCGCAACACGGCGGTGCAGGGGGTCAACGCCGTGTCGCAGGTCGTCCAGGCGGTGGAGGAGCTGGACGCGCTGCCGGAGGTGGACGTCATCATCGTGGCGCGCGGCGGCGGCAGCGTGGAGGATCTGCTGCCGTTCTCGGACGAGGAGCTGGTACGGGCGGTGGCCGCGTGCCGTACGCCGGTGGTGTCGGCCATCGGGCACGAGCCGGACGCGCCGCTGCTGGATCTCGTCGCGGATGTCCGGGCCTCGACCCCGACCGACGCGGCGAAGCGGACCGTGCCGGACGTCGGGGAGGAGCTGGAGCGCGTCCAGGCGCTGCGGGACCGGGCGCTGCGGACGGTCCGGGGGCTGCTCGACCGGGAGGAGCGCGGCCTCGCGCACGCGCTGGCCCGCCCCGTGATGGAGCGGCCGCACCGGATGGTGGAGGACCGCGAGGCGGAGGTGGCAGCGCTGACCGACCGGAGCCGGCGGGTGCTGCGGCATCAGCTGGACCGGGCGGACTCGGAGCTGTCGCACACCCGGGCGCGGGTGGTCGCGCTGTCCCCGGCGGCGACGCTGGAGCGGGGGTACGCGGTGCTCCAGCGGCCGGACGGCACGGTCGTGCGGTCCCCGGCGGAGGTCGGCGCGGCCGAGGAGCTGCGCGCCCGGGTGGCGGAGGGCGAGTTCACGGTGCGGGTCACCGGGTGA
- a CDS encoding exodeoxyribonuclease VII small subunit, with protein MVRTVAGTEDGAATLGYEQARDELIEVVRRLEAGGTSLEDSLALWERGEELAKVCRRWLEGARARLDASLTGETPEGDAAPEA; from the coding sequence ATGGTTCGGACAGTGGCCGGTACGGAAGACGGAGCCGCGACGCTCGGTTATGAGCAGGCGCGGGACGAGCTGATCGAGGTCGTACGCCGGCTGGAGGCGGGCGGGACGTCGCTGGAGGACTCGCTCGCGCTGTGGGAGCGGGGCGAGGAGCTGGCGAAGGTGTGCCGCCGCTGGCTGGAGGGCGCGCGCGCCCGGCTGGACGCCTCGCTGACCGGCGAGACCCCGGAGGGGGACGCGGCACCGGAGGCGTGA
- a CDS encoding malonic semialdehyde reductase produces the protein MSLVLDATAQDLLFREAHTANTFSDEPVTEEQVQAIYDLVKFGPTAFNQSPLRVVLVRSPEARERLVAHMAEGNQAKTAAAPLVAILAADNEFHEELPRLFPAFPQAKDAFFSERTSRESAATLNASLQAGYFIVGIRAAGLAAGPMTGFDPAGVQKEFLDGDHTPLAVVNIGKPGDDAYYPRSPRLSFDEVITTV, from the coding sequence ATGTCCCTCGTACTCGACGCCACAGCTCAGGACCTCCTCTTCCGCGAGGCCCACACCGCCAACACGTTCTCGGACGAGCCGGTGACCGAGGAGCAGGTCCAGGCGATCTACGACCTGGTCAAGTTCGGCCCCACCGCCTTCAACCAGTCGCCGCTGCGCGTCGTCCTGGTCCGCTCCCCCGAGGCCCGCGAGCGCCTCGTCGCCCACATGGCCGAGGGCAACCAGGCCAAGACCGCCGCCGCGCCGCTCGTCGCGATCCTCGCCGCGGACAACGAGTTCCACGAGGAGCTCCCCCGCCTCTTCCCCGCCTTCCCGCAGGCGAAGGACGCCTTCTTCAGCGAGCGCACCTCCCGCGAGTCGGCCGCCACGCTGAACGCGTCCCTCCAGGCCGGCTACTTCATCGTCGGCATCCGCGCCGCCGGTCTCGCCGCGGGCCCGATGACCGGCTTCGACCCGGCCGGCGTCCAGAAGGAGTTCCTGGACGGCGACCACACGCCGCTGGCCGTCGTGAACATCGGCAAGCCGGGCGACGACGCGTACTACCCGCGCTCCCCGCGCCTCTCCTTCGACGAGGTCATCACCACCGTCTGA
- a CDS encoding DUF4245 domain-containing protein — MAGKRGTQRVRDMFLSMAVIGLVVAGIYMMFIPHDDKADPVKAVDYRVELATARRAAPYPVVAPAGLAETWKPTSVSYKRQSADAWHLGYLDPDGQYVAVEQSTAPAAKYVTEVTQQAEDTGRTQQVAGETWQRWKGPKYDALVRADGDTTTVVTGTASYERLAEMAAALEAGKS, encoded by the coding sequence GTGGCAGGCAAGCGAGGTACGCAGAGGGTGCGGGACATGTTCCTGTCGATGGCGGTCATCGGACTCGTCGTCGCCGGCATCTACATGATGTTCATTCCGCATGACGACAAGGCCGACCCGGTGAAGGCGGTCGACTACCGGGTGGAGCTGGCGACCGCCCGGCGTGCGGCGCCGTATCCGGTGGTGGCGCCGGCGGGTCTGGCCGAGACGTGGAAGCCGACGTCCGTCTCGTACAAGAGGCAGAGCGCCGACGCCTGGCATCTCGGCTATCTGGACCCGGACGGCCAGTACGTCGCGGTCGAGCAGTCCACGGCGCCCGCCGCGAAGTACGTGACCGAGGTCACCCAGCAGGCCGAGGACACCGGCCGGACGCAGCAGGTGGCGGGCGAGACCTGGCAGCGCTGGAAGGGGCCGAAGTACGACGCCCTGGTCCGCGCGGACGGGGACACGACGACGGTGGTGACCGGGACGGCCTCGTACGAGCGGCTGGCGGAGATGGCCGCCGCGCTGGAGGCCGGGAAGTCCTGA
- the glpX gene encoding class II fructose-bisphosphatase translates to MTEHQLPSPLEVSPEAPDRNLALELVRVTEAAAMAAGRWVGRGDKNGADGAAVNAMRTLVSTVSMNGVVVIGEGEKDEAPMLFNGEHVGDGTGAEVDIAVDPVDGTTLNAKGMPNAIAVLAAADRHAMFDPSAVFYMDKLVTGPEAADYVDINAPVSVNIRRVAKAKRCAPDDVTVVVLDRPRHDSMVKEIRETGARIKFISDGDVAGSIMAAREGTGVDLLLGIGGTPEGIISACAIKCLGGVIQGKLWPKDDKERQRAIDAGHDLDRVLSTEDLVSGDNVFFVATGITDGELLRGVRYRSETATTQSLVMRSKSGTIRQIDSTHRLSKLRAYSTIDFDRAK, encoded by the coding sequence ATGACCGAGCATCAACTGCCTTCCCCCCTTGAGGTGTCTCCCGAGGCACCCGACCGCAACCTCGCCCTGGAGCTGGTCAGGGTCACCGAGGCCGCCGCGATGGCGGCCGGCCGGTGGGTGGGGCGCGGCGACAAGAACGGCGCGGACGGCGCCGCCGTGAACGCCATGCGCACGCTCGTCTCCACCGTGTCGATGAACGGTGTCGTCGTCATCGGTGAGGGCGAGAAGGACGAAGCCCCGATGCTGTTCAACGGCGAGCACGTCGGCGACGGCACCGGCGCCGAGGTCGACATCGCCGTGGACCCCGTCGACGGCACCACCCTGAACGCCAAGGGCATGCCCAACGCGATCGCTGTCCTGGCCGCCGCCGACCGGCACGCCATGTTCGACCCGTCCGCCGTCTTCTACATGGACAAGCTGGTCACGGGCCCCGAGGCCGCCGACTACGTCGACATCAACGCGCCCGTCTCGGTCAATATCCGCCGGGTCGCCAAGGCCAAGCGCTGCGCCCCCGACGATGTGACGGTCGTCGTGCTCGACCGCCCCCGCCACGACAGCATGGTCAAGGAGATCCGGGAGACGGGCGCCCGGATCAAGTTCATCTCGGACGGCGATGTCGCCGGTTCGATCATGGCCGCGCGCGAAGGCACCGGCGTCGACCTGCTGTTGGGCATCGGCGGCACCCCCGAGGGCATCATCTCGGCGTGTGCGATCAAGTGCCTCGGCGGCGTCATTCAGGGCAAGCTCTGGCCCAAGGACGACAAGGAACGTCAGCGCGCGATCGACGCGGGGCACGATCTGGACCGCGTGCTGTCGACCGAGGACCTGGTCAGCGGCGACAACGTGTTCTTCGTGGCGACCGGCATCACCGACGGCGAGCTGCTGCGCGGGGTGCGCTACCGCTCGGAGACCGCCACCACCCAGTCCCTGGTGATGCGCTCCAAGTCGGGCACGATCCGGCAGATCGACTCGACCCACCGACTGTCGAAGCTGCGCGCCTACAGCACGATC